The proteins below come from a single Miscanthus floridulus cultivar M001 chromosome 1, ASM1932011v1, whole genome shotgun sequence genomic window:
- the LOC136491881 gene encoding choline-phosphate cytidylyltransferase 2-like, which produces MARVSNAKKRQGAKLAASAGLSGGTDTSTGTAATKRKAEDDRPVRVYADGIFDLFHFGHARALEQAKMLFPNTYLLVGCCNDELTNLYKGKTVMTQEERYESLRHCKWVDEVIPDAPWVLTQEFIDKHQIDYVAHDALPYADTSGAANDVYEFVKKIGKFKETKRTDGVSTSDLIMRILKDYNQYVMRNLARGYSRKDLGVSYVKEKQLQVNMKINKLRETVKAHQEKLQTVAKTAGLNHEEWLANADRWVAGFLEKFEQHCHNMETAIKDRIQEKLGRQLSKGIIAGLVQEPVTA; this is translated from the exons ATGGCGCGCGTCTCCAATGCCAAGAAGCGGCAGGGCGCCAAGCTCGCTGCCTCCGCGGGCCTCAGCGGCGGCACCGACACCAGCACCGGCACCGCTGCCACCAAGAGGAAGGCCGAGGACGACCGCCCCGTGCGCGTCTACGCCGACGGCATCTTCGATCTCTTCCACTTCGGCCACGCCCGCGCCCTCGAGCAGGCCAAGATGCT GTTCCCCAACACCTATCTCCTCGTCGGATGCTGCAACGACGAGCTAACCAACCTCTACAAGGGCAAGACCGTCATGACCCAGGAAGAGCGATACGAGTCCCTGCGACACTGCAA GTGGGTCGATGAGGTCATTCCTGATGCACCGTGGGTTCTCACACAGGAGTTTATTGATAAGCATCAGATTGACTATGTTGCTCATGATGCGCTGCC TTACGCTGATACTAGCGGAGCAGCAAATGATGTCTATGAATTT GTTAAAAAGATTGGAAAATtcaaggaaacaaaaaggacagaCGGGGTTTCTACTTCAGATCTCATAATGAGGATCTTGAAGGACTATAATCAGTATGTCATGAGGAATTTAGCACGGGGCTACTCGAGGAAGGATCTTGGTGTGAGCTATGTCAAG gagaaaCAATTGCAAGTTAATATGAAGATCAATAAACTGCGGGAGACTGTGAAGGCGCATCAGGAAAAG TTACAAACAGTGGCAAAGACTGCTGGTTTGAATCATGAAGAATGGCTTGCTAATGCGGATCGATGGGTTGCTGGTTTCCTGGAGAAGTTTGAGCAACACTGCCACAACAtg GAAACTGCCATCAAGGATCGGATACAAGAGAAGCTCGGGAGACAGTTGAGCAAAGGAATAATAGCTGGTCTTGTGCAGGAACCGGTGACAGCCTAA
- the LOC136491891 gene encoding 4-coumarate--CoA ligase-like 3 isoform X1 has translation MQDAVAVPGPANAAATFYCAATGVYASTHPPVALPSDPSLSLVQHIFARLPAARPDAPALLDAATAEALSRADLRRLVSALAAGLRRRRGLRGGDVVLLALPNSIAFPVAFLAVLAAGSVATTMSPSSAPAEIIARVRDTSPALVFATPDNVGKLPSLRVPVVLVPDAFHLADDGAPEFAPFRELLLFDSEPLPAPPVGQDDAAAILYSSGTGGRSKGVVLTHRNLIATVELFVRFEASQYATPACDNVYLAALPMFHVYGLSLFAVGLLSLGSTVVVMKRFDAADAVKAIHRFKVTHFPVVPPIMAALVHATKPAAMPLESLVQVSTGAAPSSGGLIDDFVKAFPHVDFIQGYGMTESAAVGTRGFNTSKQKKYASVGLLAPNMHARIVHVETGCCLPPGSCGELWLHGPAIMKGYLNHETSCAINDGWLRTGDIAYFDFDGYLYIVGRLKEVIKYKGFQIAPADLEAILIEHPGIVDVAVTSTEDEEAGEIPVAFVVRKSGSGLSCTQVMEYVAKQVSPYKKVRKVVFVESIPKSPAGKVLRRLLKDSLAASTVAGPTSYSESNSMRHSRL, from the exons ATGCAGGACGCCGTGGCGGTCCCCGGACCCGCCAATGCCGCCGCCACCTTCTACTGCGCCGCCACCGGCGTGTACGCCAGCACGCACCCTCCGGTGGCTCTCCCCTCcgacccctccctctccctcgtcCAGCACATCTTCGCCCGCCTGCCCGCCGCCCGCCCCGACGCCCCGGCCCTCCtcgacgccgccaccgccgaggcCCTCTCCCGCGCCGACCTCCGCCGCCTCGTCTCCGCCCTCGCGGCGggtctccgccgccgccggggcctcCGCGGGGGCGATGTCGTGCTCCTCGCCCTGCCCAACTCCATCGCCTTCCCCGTCGCGTTCCTCGCCGTCCTCGCCGCCGGGTCCGTCGCCACCACCATGAGCCCGTCCAGTGCCCCCGCCGAGATCATCGCCAGGGTTCGGGACACCAGCCCCGCCCTCGTGTTCGCTACGCCCGACAACGTCGGGAAGCTCCCGTCGTTGCGCGTCCCGGTCGTCCTCGTCCCCGATGCCTTCCACCTCGCGGACGACGGCGCCCCCGAGTTCGCGCCCTTCCGCGAGTTGCTGCTGTTCGATTCCGAGCCACTGCCGGCCCCTCCGGTGGGCCAGGACGACGCGGCCGCCATCCTCTACTCGTCGGGGACGGGCGGCCGGAGCAAGGGCGTCGTGCTCACGCACCGCAACCTCATCGCCACGGTCGAGCTCTTCGTGCGCTTCGAGGCCTCGCAGTACGCCACACCTGCTTGTGACAATGTCTACCTGGCGGCGCTGCCCATGTTCCACGTCTACGGACTCTCGCTCTTCGCCGTGGGCCTGCTCTCGCTCGGTTCCACGGTGGTCGTCATGAAGAGGTTCGACGCGGCCGACGCCGTTAAGGCCATCCACAGATTCAAGGTCACGCACTTCCCGGTCGTTCCGCCCATCATGGCGGCGCTGGTGCACGCCACCAAGCCAGCGGCAATGCCGTTGGAATCCTTAGTGCAGGTGTCCACCGGTGCAGCGCCGTCCAGTGGCGGGCTCATCGACGACTTTGTCAAGGCTTTCCCCCACGTCGATTTCATTCAG GGTTATGGCATGACAGAATCTGCTGCTGTAGGAACTCGTGGCTTCAATACTTCAAAGCAGAAGAAGTATGCTTCGGTAGGACTCCTGGCTCCAAATATGCATGCAAGAATTGTTCATGTGGAAACTGGTTGCTGCCTGCCTCCAGGCTCTTGTGGGGAGCTCTGGCTCCATGGTCCAGCTATAATGAAAG GTTACTTGAATCATGAGACTTCATGTGCAATAAATGATGGCTGGCTGCGAACTGGTGACATTGCTTACTTCGATTTCGATGGGTACTTGTACATAGTGGGCCGCTTGAAAGAGGTGATCAAGTACAAAGGATTTCAG ATAGCTCCAGCTGACTTGGAAGCAATTTTGATCGAACATCCTGGAATTGTTGATGTGGCTGTGACATC TACTGAGGATGAAGAAGCTGGAGAGATACCAGTTGCCTTCGTGGTGAGGAAATCTGGAAGTGGCCTTTCATGCACGCAAGTGATGGAGTATGTGGCCAAGCAG GTGTCCCCCTATAAGAAGGTGCGGAAGGTGGTGTTCGTGGAGTCGATCCCCAAGTCGCCGGCTGGAAAGGTTCTCAGGAGGCTTCTCAAGGACTCTCTTGCAGCTAGCACTGTTGCTGGTCCAACAAGTTATTCCGAGTCCAATTCCATGCGCCATTCGAGGCTGTAA
- the LOC136491891 gene encoding 4-coumarate--CoA ligase-like 3 isoform X2, with product MQDAVAVPGPANAAATFYCAATGVYASTHPPVALPSDPSLSLVQHIFARLPAARPDAPALLDAATAEALSRADLRRLVSALAAGLRRRRGLRGGDVVLLALPNSIAFPVAFLAVLAAGSVATTMSPSSAPAEIIARVRDTSPALVFATPDNVGKLPSLRVPVVLVPDAFHLADDGAPEFAPFRELLLFDSEPLPAPPVGQDDAAAILYSSGTGGRSKGVVLTHRNLIATVELFVRFEASQYATPACDNVYLAALPMFHVYGLSLFAVGLLSLGSTVVVMKRFDAADAVKAIHRFKVTHFPVVPPIMAALVHATKPAAMPLESLVQVSTGAAPSSGGLIDDFVKAFPHVDFIQGYGMTESAAVGTRGFNTSKQKKYASVGLLAPNMHARIVHVETGCCLPPGSCGELWLHGPAIMKGYLNHETSCAINDGWLRTGDIAYFDFDGYLYIVGRLKEVIKYKGFQ from the exons ATGCAGGACGCCGTGGCGGTCCCCGGACCCGCCAATGCCGCCGCCACCTTCTACTGCGCCGCCACCGGCGTGTACGCCAGCACGCACCCTCCGGTGGCTCTCCCCTCcgacccctccctctccctcgtcCAGCACATCTTCGCCCGCCTGCCCGCCGCCCGCCCCGACGCCCCGGCCCTCCtcgacgccgccaccgccgaggcCCTCTCCCGCGCCGACCTCCGCCGCCTCGTCTCCGCCCTCGCGGCGggtctccgccgccgccggggcctcCGCGGGGGCGATGTCGTGCTCCTCGCCCTGCCCAACTCCATCGCCTTCCCCGTCGCGTTCCTCGCCGTCCTCGCCGCCGGGTCCGTCGCCACCACCATGAGCCCGTCCAGTGCCCCCGCCGAGATCATCGCCAGGGTTCGGGACACCAGCCCCGCCCTCGTGTTCGCTACGCCCGACAACGTCGGGAAGCTCCCGTCGTTGCGCGTCCCGGTCGTCCTCGTCCCCGATGCCTTCCACCTCGCGGACGACGGCGCCCCCGAGTTCGCGCCCTTCCGCGAGTTGCTGCTGTTCGATTCCGAGCCACTGCCGGCCCCTCCGGTGGGCCAGGACGACGCGGCCGCCATCCTCTACTCGTCGGGGACGGGCGGCCGGAGCAAGGGCGTCGTGCTCACGCACCGCAACCTCATCGCCACGGTCGAGCTCTTCGTGCGCTTCGAGGCCTCGCAGTACGCCACACCTGCTTGTGACAATGTCTACCTGGCGGCGCTGCCCATGTTCCACGTCTACGGACTCTCGCTCTTCGCCGTGGGCCTGCTCTCGCTCGGTTCCACGGTGGTCGTCATGAAGAGGTTCGACGCGGCCGACGCCGTTAAGGCCATCCACAGATTCAAGGTCACGCACTTCCCGGTCGTTCCGCCCATCATGGCGGCGCTGGTGCACGCCACCAAGCCAGCGGCAATGCCGTTGGAATCCTTAGTGCAGGTGTCCACCGGTGCAGCGCCGTCCAGTGGCGGGCTCATCGACGACTTTGTCAAGGCTTTCCCCCACGTCGATTTCATTCAG GGTTATGGCATGACAGAATCTGCTGCTGTAGGAACTCGTGGCTTCAATACTTCAAAGCAGAAGAAGTATGCTTCGGTAGGACTCCTGGCTCCAAATATGCATGCAAGAATTGTTCATGTGGAAACTGGTTGCTGCCTGCCTCCAGGCTCTTGTGGGGAGCTCTGGCTCCATGGTCCAGCTATAATGAAAG GTTACTTGAATCATGAGACTTCATGTGCAATAAATGATGGCTGGCTGCGAACTGGTGACATTGCTTACTTCGATTTCGATGGGTACTTGTACATAGTGGGCCGCTTGAAAGAGGTGATCAAGTACAAAGGATTTCAG TAA